GCCGGCGTGCTGGCCATCGACGATTCGAAGGGCGACGGGCTGTTCCGGGTGATGGTCGCTGATGCCTTCGCCCACCGCGGCGAAGCCGCCGCCACGTGCGCCGCGATCGCCGCTCGCGGGGCGCAGTGCTTCGTCGCCCGCGCCTCCGCGAGGGCCGCGGGCGCGGCGAGCGTGCCTGCGCCCCGGCCCTCATCGGAGTCTGCCGGGCGCAAGCCGGTGGCCGCACCCGTAGCGGCGCCCGCACCCGGCGTTCTTGAGCGGCTCGACACGCTGGAAGCGGAAAACCGCCAACTGCGTAACGAGATTGAAGCGCTCAAGGCGGAACGGACAAAGCCGTCCCATGCGCCGCCTTCTCGGGC
Above is a window of Deltaproteobacteria bacterium DNA encoding:
- a CDS encoding bZIP transcription factor, with translation MALAHASTGSAEDITVTAGPTFMDAGRNVTAPSSAVTALEGESAGHKPAPSLVTAPRATGPALATGWQVQLGAFRSEIRAAKAMAALAQTLADLPRAGVLAIDDSKGDGLFRVMVADAFAHRGEAAATCAAIAARGAQCFVARASARAAGAASVPAPRPSSESAGRKPVAAPVAAPAPGVLERLDTLEAENRQLRNEIEALKAERTKPSHAPPSRA